The Anaerobranca californiensis DSM 14826 genome segment TAATATAATACTATTAGGAGGTGTTATTATGTCGCTAAAAAATAGAATTCGCATAGGTTCAGCAATTGATAAAAAACTTTATGAAGAAATAAAAATGTTATCAGAAAAAACAAGGATACCAATGTCTAAACTTCTCGATGAAGCTATAGAAGATTTAATAAAAAAATATAAAAAACTTTAGCAATTCATCCCCCACTTAAGAAGCGGGGGACTTCTTGCTACTTAATGTTAAACTATTTAAGAATCGTTAACATCCCCCTTGAATTTTTTGCTAT includes the following:
- a CDS encoding ribbon-helix-helix domain-containing protein; the encoded protein is MSLKNRIRIGSAIDKKLYEEIKMLSEKTRIPMSKLLDEAIEDLIKKYKKL